A window of the Synechococcus sp. JA-3-3Ab genome harbors these coding sequences:
- a CDS encoding RNA recognition motif domain-containing protein, whose translation MSIYVGNLSFKVTEAELTAVFAEYGSVKRVQIPTDRETGRIRGFGFVEMSSEAEEQAAIAALDGAEWMGRDLKVNKARPREERPTSGFRSGNGGERRRNFQSRY comes from the coding sequence ATGTCGATTTATGTAGGTAACCTTTCCTTTAAGGTGACGGAAGCGGAATTGACCGCTGTGTTTGCCGAGTACGGTTCTGTGAAGCGGGTGCAGATCCCCACCGACCGCGAGACGGGCCGCATCCGCGGCTTTGGGTTTGTGGAAATGAGCTCTGAGGCCGAAGAGCAGGCTGCCATTGCCGCTCTGGATGGCGCGGAATGGATGGGCCGCGACCTCAAGGTCAACAAGGCTCGCCCGCGGGAAGAACGCCCCACCTCCGGTTTCCGCTCTGGTAACGGCGGCGAGCGGCGGCGCAACTTCCAATCTCGCTATTAA